Below is a window of Falco peregrinus isolate bFalPer1 chromosome 3, bFalPer1.pri, whole genome shotgun sequence DNA.
AAGGCTTCGGAACTggtcttcatttatttttattgcagaaaatTGTTGCTCCTGAGTCTCCAAataactgtttcatttttccactTATGAACTAGATAGTTGATtagcagacagaaaataaaattaagctgaCCCTTTGAAGACCTGTGCATGTTCCCACTCCTGGAACTGATGTGTCCAGGCTTCGTCCCATGAGTGGGAATGAGTCCAAGACAAATCTGAAATCTTAGTAGTCCTTAAAGAAACACCTTAAAGAGGTTAATGGTTCCATATAAAATCTGGGGGAGTAAAGGTCTTACAAAACTTCTTGCTTAAAGAATGTAGCATAGTTTGACCTGCCGCTGGAGGGCTTTAGGGTTGAAAGGCAGCAGATTTCCATCTTGGTGAGCCAGGACTTCTCTCCTCTTGTAAAGACAAGGGAGAAGTTATGGGAACAGGGGAGGAAAAGGCATAGACGAAAGCATACTCTGTGTACATGTTTCAAATGGAGATGTCAGTCTGAAGATTtcacaaaatgcaaacaaagaGGCACATTCCcatctcccttccctgccctcccagccctcctgtCCTGCCATGTATTAAGAAGAACACCAGCTGTCCTTCctccttgctttcttccagGACCACGCTGGGGCTCTCGCAAAGACCATTTAGTGTTGGCCCCATCGCACCTGGGCACTGCTCTCCGCTCCCCTCTGGAGTGGTTGGCTCCCTCCGTCTGCTGAGCCTCGGCCGGGGAGAGGGGACAGCTGAGGCAGGGCCCAGGCCGCCTCCAAGCTCTCCGGCCTTCCCTCACAGGCAGCGGGGAAGAGTCCGTTTTGTTTATCGGGGAGGTGGCGTtaggctggagcagctgcagcctggtgctccctgcctggctcccGGCTGCCCGGCTCCAcctgtcccagcagctgctggcttcccctgtgctgctgctgggggccgTGGGGGCGGCCGGCcgctgagccccccagcccggccaGGCCACTGCCCCGGCCTCGCTGCCGCCCGGCCCAGCTGCCTCTCACGCAGCTGCCCTGGCGCAGGCCGGAGCGGACGGCAGCTGCGAGCAGCCacaccagggctgggggtgggtgggggcaCTTTTGAGGGAGAAAGGCCAAATTTTGGGGCTGTCTGGCCCTGCCAAACGCTCTCATTGAGTGCCATCCTCCCACCATCCTCCTCCTTGCCCCTGCTGCCACAGACCTTGCACTCGGCCCTTGCCACAACGGGTAGCACTAAATTTTGGTATCTGTAGTAGCAATTGTGTGCCAATGATGAAAAAAAGCTGTCAGCTACCCCTGACAAAGGAGGGCTGTTGAGTGCCCTGTCATGGCAGGTGCCCAGTTGCTACTACACGTTACCAGATGATGAACTTAAAGCTGTTCACCCGAGTCAGTCAGCAAGTCAGACATGAGCATCACGCACCTCCTCTAGCTGAAAGGTGCCGGTTTAGCTGGTGGTTTGCAGTGTCCCAGCTGGACTAAGAGCCTCCGTCCTGAGCTagcccaaacctgaacacttGCCGCCCCTGCAACTTGAAGGATAGCATGAGGAGGGTGGGGGTCTCCAGCACTGGGCTGTTAAAACCCTAATCTATCTAACCTATCCCTAATCCGTGGGATTTCTGCTGTTAATACGTTGTCTCTGTTAGCAGAGGGTAAGTTTACAGGAGAATTTCACCTGGCGTTAGCAATCATTGGCAATGTGTACATGTTGTGAGAGTAGATGCGCAGATGTGCAGGTAAGGACAGTGAGGAGGTATGCCCGAGAACAGGAGCTTTGCCCCCCGAGTCTGTCAGCATGGGTACTGCTGCTTTTCGTGCAGGTTTTCAAACATTTCGAGGCTTACAGATTTTCACTTTGATAAccgtgtgtgtgcatgtgtgcgtgtgtgcatgtgtctgtgcaAACACCGCAGGCACGGCTGTAATTCCTTTGAAATCCGAAGCTGCCGAAAGCCGCTTGGGTAGGTGGGCCCTTTGCCTGATGCCTCCCATAATCTGACAGAAACTTTGCTGTTCTCCATCAGTGCTTGAGGGGAAGGTTGTGAGGTGTGATCTCAGGGCAAATGTGGATCTGTTCATCCTGAGCAATGCGTTTTAAGAGTTGCAGCAAATAGTGTAAAGAAACCTGCAGGTATTACATCAGACCAGCTGaacctaattttatttttaagttttattcaGAAGCATCACATAGCAAGTAAACTTCAAAATCTAAGTTTAGTTACAAACTagttgtttcttattttttttttccagtccccttttgctttcttttacgACCACATGAAACTTGAGAAGCCATCTAAAGCTAAATCATTTAGTGGAGTTGGGCAATTCCCAAGTGTCCAACAAGAAGGCCTGGTTTAGGCTGCGATGGCCACTGTCATTCCTGGTGATTTGTCAGAAGTAAGAGATACCCAGAAAGTCCCTTCAGGGAAACGTAAGCGTGGtgaaaccaaaccaagaaaaaactTTCCTTGCCAACTGTGTGACAAGGCCTTTAACAGTGTTGAGAAATTAAAGGTTCACTCATACTCTCACACAGGAGAGAGGCCCTACAAGTGCACACAACAAGACTGCACCAAGGCCTTTGTTTCTAAGTACAAATTACTAAGGTATTAAACTCTATTTATCTTTCAGATTATATTATCTATTTTATGTTGGCCATGTTAAGCCGTGTAAAAGTATATATTTGTGTACACCTTCAGCTGATTGCAGAGAGGATGTGTTAATTAAAGTATCCATTGGATTGTTTCTAGAATTCTAAATTACCTAAGTTTTCAAGCTAATgtctttgattttgtttcttaatttgttttctgcttttgttttctgtttgtttgtttgtttgttgttttgttttgtttctttttaatgagcGTAGAATTTTCATTTGTATAAGGAATTGTCACAAGAAAAAGAGTATGGACTGAAAATTTTTTGGCTATGGACTTTTACACGAATACTTTCATACTTGCCCATATACCCCTGTTACAATAGCTAAAACCCACCAAAACTAAAGTgtcaatttaagaaaaatggcTCACGTTTTGCTATATTTAAATTTGTTGAACTGTCTTTGTAGTGTCATGCTTTCAGTTAAAAGGTTCTGTTGCAAAGCACCCCTTAGTGTAGTATTTAGCTGCCATTAAAAAATGAGCACGTGtgttttttgatcaaaataaTTACTTACAGAATATATCTGTGTTTAAAGGCATATGGCTACTCATTCTCCTGAGAAAACCCACAAGTGTAATTATTGTGAGAAAATGTTTCACCGAAAAGATCACCTAAAGAATCACCTACATACACACAATCCCAACAAAGAGGCCTTTAAGTGTGAAGAATGTGGAAAGAACTACAATACCAAGCTTGGGTTCAAACGTCACCTGGCTTTGCATGCTGCAACAAGCGGTGACCTCACCTGTAAGGTATGTTTGCAGACTTTTGAAAGCACAGGAGTGCTGCTGGAGCACCTAAAAACTCATGCAGGCAAGTCATCGGGTggagtgaaggagaaaaaacatcagtgtgaaCACTGTGATCGTCGGTTCTACACCCGAAAGGATGTCCGTAGACACATGGTAGTGCACACTGGAAGAAAGGACTTCCTCTGTCAGTACTGTGCACAGAGATTTGGGCGGAAGGATCACCTCACGCGCCACATGAAGAAAAGTCACAACCAGGAACTTCTGAAGGTCAAAACAGAGCCAATGGACCTTCTAGATCCCTTTACCTGCAATGTTTCTGTGCCTATTAAGGATGAGCTGCTTCCAGTGATGTCTTTACCTTCCAGTGAACTGACATCAAAGCCATTTACAAACACTTTGCAATTAAATCTCTACAACACTCAGATTCAGTCCATGCAGAGTTCTGCATCTGCACACCAAATGGTTGCCACATCGTTACCATTGGGAATGCCTTGTCCAATAGATATGGAGTCTGTCCACCCTTCTCACCAGCTATCATTGAAATATCCGCTCGGTACTACCTCATACGCAATTTCTATGCCTGAAAAAGAACAGCCATTGAAAGGGGAAATCGAAAGTTACTTAATGGAGTTGCAAAGTGGTATGCCTTCTTCATCCCAAGATTCTCAAGCATCTTCATCAAAACTAGGGCTGGATCCACAAGTAGGGCCGCTAGATGATGGGTCTGGGGAGGTTTCCCTTTCCAAGGGCTCCGTTCCTATTAGTGAACCTCTAAACACCCCATCATTGGACTTTTCTCAGCTGTTCAACTTCATACCTGTAAATGGCCCTCCCTATAATCCTTCTGTTTCAGTGGGAAACCTCGGAATGAGTTACACGCAAGAGGAGGCACATTCTTCTATGACTCAGCTTCCACCACAAACCCAGGATCCACAAGATCCTAGCAATAGTATAGGTCTTGGGTCTCTGCACTCATTGTCAGCAGCTTTCACAAGCAGTCTAAGCACAACCACCACCCTACCGCGATTTCATCAAGCTTTCCAATAGGATGTACAAAGCTGGCTTGTTACTGTCTATTTGTAGAAATGCCTTAGGTGACCATTTTTAACTTAGTGCCTACTATAAGACATTATAAATTCTCTGCTTTTGTACAGTACCAATCTCATGAAGCCAgtaagaaatttaaattaacttttttaaaatgttttgaaagtgtTTATTCTCAGCTGTgtttactttggttttttttaaacagtctcATTGtatggttttcattttcactgccaattgacacattttaaatgtttggtaGAAAGTCATCCCAAGCAAACTCTCAACACTGaccccttttttaaaactttttcaacCATACcagctgttctgttttattGATGTCAGTGGTAGAACTACCACTTTTACCTTTTAATAGATTTTACTGTTTGCAAAGAATCCAGTTAAAATATGTATCACAAAGATTCCTGaagatttggggaaaaaaatctccagtCTGTTTCCAGACAAATCCTCTTCCCAAATGGTGACACATCTGATCTGTTCTCTAATGACAAAtctaaattttttaaataaatatagaattcagatttttctgaaaacttgtgtgtctatatatagaagtgcatatatacacatgtacatatatatagcATTTTGACTTGTATTGAAGTCATTATAAAAGGTGTTACgaattttgccattttctgGCTTAAATTTTTGTGGCCTGTTATGgataatggaagaaaaaatatagttTCATTCTCTAAAATCATGGCTGAATAGAATTTCAACAGAGAATCTGCTTGCCTAAATGACAAATGTTTCAAGTTGAATTTGGAACTGTGTTGTTGTGCTTTCATGACTCTGGTAGAGGGAAACAGGCAAAATTAATGGCTGATCTTGAAATATAAAAGTGTTGTAATGTAGTCATGCAGACTATTTTGTCgcagtttttgttttaattcttaacttgctgttttttctctttagtaGCATAGAAAGAGTACTGCATAGGAATCTTCCAATAGCGTATTCACATTTGTAGGCATCAGTCTTCTCCCAGCTGCCACCGCCAAAGGGTGGATCAAGTCCAGCCAGAAAGTGTGTATCTATTTTCAGTTCAAAACTAGTGTGCAGTCAGAGAGTGAATGTAAATTTGCAAATACCagtttttgtttgattttttttttattggaatgATCTTTCCAGTTGTGTTACATGGTGTGTTATGTCCTCCTAAGCAACAAGTTAGATGTTAATCATACTTTCTACACCTGGGTACTTGGTTAGGGACTTTTTGCCCATTGCCAAGATTTAAAGACAGGACTCTTAGGAGTGAAGTAAAAGCATATTGCTTACACCACTTTTACCTAATGCAATATATTCTATTCCCCAACCCCTAATaaccaaaagaggaaaaaaaaaaaaaaaaaaacccagccctgtGATGCATGAAAGCAAACTAGTTTTGCTGTAATTCAACAATAATTCTTTTCCTTGTCATTTTTGtacaaggaattaaaaaatagaaatcaagTACATTAGTATCTCTCAAACAATAATGAGGATTCGTACAAGGTTTTAAGTGGTTAAACTAAATATacttcacagaaacaaaagttgCTCCCATTTAAGGAGCTCATGCTCCAGATGTTTTATCAGTAgctcctactttttttttaattctaggaGCAATATGCAGGTGTAGTTTTACTATTTTATACATAtgtgtatttaaattttattactgaaagataacatttttataaatgtgtttgtgttCCAAAGGCATTAAAATAAGGATGTATTAATAAGGAAAATACCTTTTGAAATTCTGCCAACTACTCCTAAATTTTGGATTTAGGAGCACGTTATCTCAAAGGGGGCTTTGAGCTCTGCTTCATGACTGCTTCCTCTGGTTTCTGTGAAACAGATTGCTCGCTTACTTACATCTTTAGTTGAATGATTTGTtcaatattgcttttttttcttcttcaccttttgaaaggaaagaaaaccacagatgAACAGAGCACAAGGTGAACGCAACCGAATGTAACTCTAGTTTAAATCAGCAACCATAACGTGTCTAGGAAGAACTCGGGTTTATTCTCAATCCTTTAAATCAATCTGAGATGATGATAAATGGACTTAATTCCTCCAGTGGGTTATGTCCCATGTGGAGCCAAGCACCTGCAACTCCCGCTGCAGTAGAGGAAAGTTGTGAGtgctcagcatcctgcagctggcCCAGCAGCCTGGCCGGGCAGCACTGTTCGTCCCGGGCAGCCTCTGGCACACAGGTTTCTAGTCCATAGCGACTGTTTATCAGTCTCAGTTGCCACTTAGacttcattaaaaaaccaaaacccaacagacaCTTTGCCAACATCCATTTCTTAGGGCGTAACCAGAATCCTTACTACTTTGTTCGTGCCTTAGCTTCCTGAAAAGGGATTGACATTTCACTTCGGAGTTAAGACATACATTTCACTTGAGAAATAGGGACCTCAGAC
It encodes the following:
- the PLAG1 gene encoding zinc finger protein PLAG1 isoform X1, which codes for MATVIPGDLSEVRDTQKVPSGKRKRGETKPRKNFPCQLCDKAFNSVEKLKVHSYSHTGERPYKCTQQDCTKAFVSKYKLLRHMATHSPEKTHKCNYCEKMFHRKDHLKNHLHTHNPNKEAFKCEECGKNYNTKLGFKRHLALHAATSGDLTCKVCLQTFESTGVLLEHLKTHAGKSSGGVKEKKHQCEHCDRRFYTRKDVRRHMVVHTGRKDFLCQYCAQRFGRKDHLTRHMKKSHNQELLKVKTEPMDLLDPFTCNVSVPIKDELLPVMSLPSSELTSKPFTNTLQLNLYNTQIQSMQSSASAHQMVATSLPLGMPCPIDMESVHPSHQLSLKYPLGTTSYAISMPEKEQPLKGEIESYLMELQSGMPSSSQDSQASSSKLGLDPQVGPLDDGSGEVSLSKGSVPISEPLNTPSLDFSQLFNFIPVNGPPYNPSVSVGNLGMSYTQEEAHSSMTQLPPQTQDPQDPSNSIGLGSLHSLSAAFTSSLSTTTTLPRFHQAFQ
- the PLAG1 gene encoding zinc finger protein PLAG1 isoform X2 gives rise to the protein MATHSPEKTHKCNYCEKMFHRKDHLKNHLHTHNPNKEAFKCEECGKNYNTKLGFKRHLALHAATSGDLTCKVCLQTFESTGVLLEHLKTHAGKSSGGVKEKKHQCEHCDRRFYTRKDVRRHMVVHTGRKDFLCQYCAQRFGRKDHLTRHMKKSHNQELLKVKTEPMDLLDPFTCNVSVPIKDELLPVMSLPSSELTSKPFTNTLQLNLYNTQIQSMQSSASAHQMVATSLPLGMPCPIDMESVHPSHQLSLKYPLGTTSYAISMPEKEQPLKGEIESYLMELQSGMPSSSQDSQASSSKLGLDPQVGPLDDGSGEVSLSKGSVPISEPLNTPSLDFSQLFNFIPVNGPPYNPSVSVGNLGMSYTQEEAHSSMTQLPPQTQDPQDPSNSIGLGSLHSLSAAFTSSLSTTTTLPRFHQAFQ